The Cydia amplana chromosome 9, ilCydAmpl1.1, whole genome shotgun sequence genome includes a region encoding these proteins:
- the LOC134650685 gene encoding UPF0764 protein C16orf89 homolog: MLVKHIALFVTLKTALGIYPYFDTQDFIYNVPKVYRISITLDKLLEYYEKKPSKDPEWYISLGLARGQLEYTINELDKSVPPKLKENLQNLTRKMDRIRNNTDITKLVYRSKDYEYVAKAIFENLDVLSSIMEPITLGTMGTQKPYRFDFEQYVQEARTKMPGRKAADACTMQLLVSAMETQTTQSDGSCELSPECSQQVMKGSGLAFQQTSRLRAATLARLFDCMDGVDINAQIYKLCIQIYKETKSLEAWDHPAGTRTIFMQQIMYCAHHGYGEFIKPRWMNKIISWQEPKGCYSDDRRPFMRLTGFVTAAPPAQKEREEEYRVKKAAASEGGSCNSLTSAMALGSMVVYIRALLETDQAFQYDVLE, encoded by the exons ATGCTAGTTAAACACATCGCCCTTTTCGTTACTCTGAAAACAGCTTTGGGTATTTACCCATACTTTGATACGCAAGATTTCATCTACAATGTGCCTAAAGTGTATAGAATTTCTATAACGCTGGATAAATTGTTGGAGTATTATGAGAAGAAACCGTCGAAGGATCCGGAGTGGTATATATCTTTGGGCTTAGCAAGAG GTCAACTGGAGTACACAATTAACGAGCTGGATAAGTCAGTGCCGCCAAAACTGAAAGAGAATCTGCAGAATCTAACGAGGAAGATGGATCGCATCCGTAACAATACAGACATAACGAAGCTGGTATATCGCAGTAAAGATTATGAATATG TGGCCAAGGCGATATTCGAGAACTTGGACGTACTATCGAGCATCATGGAGCCGATAACTCTCGGCACGATGGGCACCCAGAAGCCTTATCGGTTCGACTTCGAGCAGTACGTGCAGGAGGCCAGGACTAAAATGCCGGGAAGAAAGGCCGCAG ATGCGTGCACAATGCAGCTTCTAGTATCAGCCATGGAGACACAAACGACGCAGTCAGACGGATCCTGCGAACTGTCCCCCGAATGCAGCCAGCAAGTCATGAAGGGCTCCGGACTGGCTTTCCAACAGACCAGCCGCCTCCGCGCGGCCACGCTCGCCCGCCTCTTTGACTGCATGGACGGAGTGGACATCAACGCCCAAATATACAAACTGTGCATACAAATTTACAAGGAGACGAAGTCGCTCGAGGCTTGGGACCATCCAGCGGGGACTAGGACTATTTTCATGCAGCAAA TCATGTACTGCGCACACCATGGTTATGGAGAGTTTATCAAGCCCCGCTGGATGAACAAGATCATATCTTGGCAAGAGCCGAAAGGCTGCTACTCAGACGATCGGCGGCCCTTCATGAGACTTACGGGCTTCGTGACTGCGGCTCCACCAGCCCAGAAAGAGCGTGAG GAGGAGTACCGTGTGAAGAAGGCGGCAGCATCGGAAGGTGGTTCCTGCAACTCGCTAACTTCCGCCATGGCGTTGGGCTCCATGGTGGTTTACATAAGAGCCTTACTCGAGACGGATCAAGCTTTCCAATACGATGTATTGGAATAA
- the LOC134650684 gene encoding ATP synthase subunit O, mitochondrial-like, translating to MLRLFVRNMCSAAQVKRPPIQVFGVEGRYVTALYSAASQKGQLEEVDKHLRILEKELYKPKMIDFLETSVVSRVQKAKMLQEAANQVGMPDTAANFLGLVAENGRLKKLKRMITMFLTVMVAHNNKALCEVITASPLDDGSRQSLMDALKKFVKGDKKIELTEKVDPSIIGGMIVGVEDKHIDMSISRKIQMYTDILKQSV from the exons ATGCTACGATTGTTCGTGAGGAATATGTGCTCAGCAGCACAAGTAAAAAGACCGCCAATTCAAGTTTTTG GGGTAGAAGGGCGATATGTCACGGCGTTGTACAGCGCAGCCAGCCAAAAGGGTCAACTAGAAGAAGTGGATAAGCATTTGAGGATCCTAGAAAAAGAACTCTACAAGCCTAAGATGATTGATTTTCTTGAAACTAGTGTGGTGTCGCGCGTTCAAAAAGCTAAAATGCTGCAAGAGGCAGCTAACCAAGTTG GTATGCCTGACACCGCCGCTAACTTCCTAGGATTGGTTGCCGAAAACGGACGCCTCAAAAAACTAAAGCGCATGATAACAATGTTTCTGACGGTCATGGTCGCACACAACAACAAGGCCCTCTGTGAGGTCATCACCGCCTCGCCCCTCGATGATGGATCCCGTCAGTCCCTCATGGACGCCCTTAAGAAGTTCGTCAAGGGAGACAAGAAGATTGAGCTCACCGAGAAGGTGGATCCCTCGATAATAGGAGGTATGATAGTGGGTGTGGAGGATAAGCACATTGATATGAGCATTTCAAGGAAAATTCAGATGTATACCGATATACTGAAGCAATCTGTATAA
- the LOC134651066 gene encoding protein yellow-like isoform X1, translating into MVPGFTSSVTAGLRAATRSTTAAKNITSTDLCQQRIATIRIGFRGIFFVKDPALLDVFKLEMAYGIERFFFLSYCLACCWPQLQVSGQVRGLRTVRQWAELDFQFPSESVRSAALANRYYVPGNSVPIDVDVQHRRGNLQSRIFVTIPRFDEGRPMTLGTVDENARIYPYPDYTWHDNQGHNCNGMTSVFRTAIDECNRLWVMDAGKIGDTQVCPPQLLAFDLSNDNLVYRHIVNASNYVASSLFVTPVVDIRKSSPEDCADTFVYVADVSGFGILVVDVARDRSWRVAHRLMFPFPSHGSFTIDGESFDLMDGVLGMALSPWRRGRDRYLYFHSLASTTENVVRTGMLRNDSFIEDSNADPRSINVFPDERTSQSAAEAMDRDGILFFGLMDPPSIWCWNSATEYTPRNFHQIAIDRETLQFASGMKIVNNLKGDQELWILTSSFQRVMTGSLNSNRVNFRIHAQSVSRLLEGSACRIPPKDRHHGYHANLITPTGYKRITPRYGVVSHL; encoded by the exons ACCCAGCCCTGCTAGACGTGTTCAAATTAGAAATGGCGTACGGCATCGAGCGGTTCTTCTTCCTGTCGTACTGCCTGGCGTGCTGCTGGCCCCAGCTGCAGGTGTCGGGGCAGGTCCGCGGGCTCCGCACGGTCCGCCAGTGGGCCGAGCTGGACTTCCAGTTCCCCTCCGAGTCCGTGCGTTCAGCCGCCCTGGCTAACCGGTATTATGTTCCTGGAAACTCGGTGCCTATTGATGTCGATGTGCAGCATAGACGAG GCAATTTGCAATCGCGCATATTCGTGACCATCCCGCGTTTCGATGAGGGTCGGCCGATGACGCTGGGCACAGTGGACGAAAACGCGCGCATTTACCCGTACCCTGACTACACCTGGCATGACAACCAGGGGCACAACTGCAATGGCATGACCTCCGTCTTCAGAACAGCT ATCGATGAGTGCAACCGGCTTTGGGTGATGGACGCGGGCAAGATCGGGGACACCCAGGTCTGCCCACCGCAGCTCCTGGCCTTCGACCTGAGCAACGACAATCTGGTCTACCGACACATAGTCAATGCCTCAAACTATGTGGCGTCTTCACTGTTTGTTACCCCA GTGGTAGACATCCGCAAGTCCAGCCCCGAGGACTGCGCGGACACGTTCGTGTACGTGGCTGACGTGTCCGGCTTCGGCATACTGGTCGTGGATGTGGCGCGTGACCGCTCCTGGCGCGTCGCGCATCGGCTCATGTTCCCCTTCCCATCGCACGGGAGCTTCACTATCGATG GTGAGAGTTTCGACCTGATGGACGGCGTGCTAGGAATGGCGCTATCGCCGTGGCGACGAGGACGCGATCGTTACCTGTACTTCCATTCGCTCGCCTCCACTACTGAGAATGTAGTCAGGACCGGCATGCTGCGCAATGACTCCTTTATCGAAGACTCCAACGCCGACCCCCGCTCCATCAAT GTTTTCCCGGATGAACGCACGTCACAGTCAGCAGCGGAGGCCATGGATCGCGACGGCATCCTCTTCTTCGGGCTCATGGACCCTCCAAGCATATGGTGCTGGAACTCCGCTACCGAATACACTCCACGAAACTTCCACCAAATCGCTATTGACAGAGAGACGCTACAGTTCGCTAGTGGCATGAAAATTGTTAACAATCTTAAGGGAGATCAAGAGCTCTGGATCTTGACTTCCAGCTTCCAAAGAGTTATGACAGGGTCTCTCAATTCCAACAGAGTAAACTTTAGAATTCATGCCCAAAGTGTTTCCCGGCTTCTAGAAGGTTCCGCGTGCAGGATTCCCCCAAAGGATCGGCACCATGGCTACCATGCGAATCTTATTACGCCGACGGGATACAAACGTATTACTCCGAGATATGGCGTTGTATCACATCTTTAG
- the LOC134651066 gene encoding protein yellow-like isoform X2 yields MVLAMEDQQARFCGPLLSQYDPALLDVFKLEMAYGIERFFFLSYCLACCWPQLQVSGQVRGLRTVRQWAELDFQFPSESVRSAALANRYYVPGNSVPIDVDVQHRRGNLQSRIFVTIPRFDEGRPMTLGTVDENARIYPYPDYTWHDNQGHNCNGMTSVFRTAIDECNRLWVMDAGKIGDTQVCPPQLLAFDLSNDNLVYRHIVNASNYVASSLFVTPVVDIRKSSPEDCADTFVYVADVSGFGILVVDVARDRSWRVAHRLMFPFPSHGSFTIDGESFDLMDGVLGMALSPWRRGRDRYLYFHSLASTTENVVRTGMLRNDSFIEDSNADPRSINVFPDERTSQSAAEAMDRDGILFFGLMDPPSIWCWNSATEYTPRNFHQIAIDRETLQFASGMKIVNNLKGDQELWILTSSFQRVMTGSLNSNRVNFRIHAQSVSRLLEGSACRIPPKDRHHGYHANLITPTGYKRITPRYGVVSHL; encoded by the exons ATGGTGTTGGCGATGGAGGATCAACAAGCCCGGTTTTGTGGACCGCTGCTCAGCCAATATG ACCCAGCCCTGCTAGACGTGTTCAAATTAGAAATGGCGTACGGCATCGAGCGGTTCTTCTTCCTGTCGTACTGCCTGGCGTGCTGCTGGCCCCAGCTGCAGGTGTCGGGGCAGGTCCGCGGGCTCCGCACGGTCCGCCAGTGGGCCGAGCTGGACTTCCAGTTCCCCTCCGAGTCCGTGCGTTCAGCCGCCCTGGCTAACCGGTATTATGTTCCTGGAAACTCGGTGCCTATTGATGTCGATGTGCAGCATAGACGAG GCAATTTGCAATCGCGCATATTCGTGACCATCCCGCGTTTCGATGAGGGTCGGCCGATGACGCTGGGCACAGTGGACGAAAACGCGCGCATTTACCCGTACCCTGACTACACCTGGCATGACAACCAGGGGCACAACTGCAATGGCATGACCTCCGTCTTCAGAACAGCT ATCGATGAGTGCAACCGGCTTTGGGTGATGGACGCGGGCAAGATCGGGGACACCCAGGTCTGCCCACCGCAGCTCCTGGCCTTCGACCTGAGCAACGACAATCTGGTCTACCGACACATAGTCAATGCCTCAAACTATGTGGCGTCTTCACTGTTTGTTACCCCA GTGGTAGACATCCGCAAGTCCAGCCCCGAGGACTGCGCGGACACGTTCGTGTACGTGGCTGACGTGTCCGGCTTCGGCATACTGGTCGTGGATGTGGCGCGTGACCGCTCCTGGCGCGTCGCGCATCGGCTCATGTTCCCCTTCCCATCGCACGGGAGCTTCACTATCGATG GTGAGAGTTTCGACCTGATGGACGGCGTGCTAGGAATGGCGCTATCGCCGTGGCGACGAGGACGCGATCGTTACCTGTACTTCCATTCGCTCGCCTCCACTACTGAGAATGTAGTCAGGACCGGCATGCTGCGCAATGACTCCTTTATCGAAGACTCCAACGCCGACCCCCGCTCCATCAAT GTTTTCCCGGATGAACGCACGTCACAGTCAGCAGCGGAGGCCATGGATCGCGACGGCATCCTCTTCTTCGGGCTCATGGACCCTCCAAGCATATGGTGCTGGAACTCCGCTACCGAATACACTCCACGAAACTTCCACCAAATCGCTATTGACAGAGAGACGCTACAGTTCGCTAGTGGCATGAAAATTGTTAACAATCTTAAGGGAGATCAAGAGCTCTGGATCTTGACTTCCAGCTTCCAAAGAGTTATGACAGGGTCTCTCAATTCCAACAGAGTAAACTTTAGAATTCATGCCCAAAGTGTTTCCCGGCTTCTAGAAGGTTCCGCGTGCAGGATTCCCCCAAAGGATCGGCACCATGGCTACCATGCGAATCTTATTACGCCGACGGGATACAAACGTATTACTCCGAGATATGGCGTTGTATCACATCTTTAG